One Mycolicibacterium pulveris genomic region harbors:
- a CDS encoding lytic transglycosylase domain-containing protein, giving the protein MARVRRRLSQAARTPAAAGVDVIARMVLTSAVATAPSLIVAINDNPGVQPLAAVAPQPTITDGSLAAVPSAGSPVGVSHVVGPPPPAAVSAPGVVHIPPLALKAYQNADGVMARAMPGCGVSWNLLAGIGQIESRHAFGGKTDDRGTAVDPIFGPTLDGSLPGNEIIVAGRSNGRTVYARAMGPMQFLPSTWTLFASDGDGDGNADPQNLFDSTLAAANYLCSGGLNLRDRSQLISAVMRYNNSMAYTLNVLGWAEGYATGTPPVNLPPITGPKRSYGGTNSVTRAVDNRSAAPQIAVEETADEPATYRAPRRLSGTSNSRSDSSFTESSESRPTSSPGGVRSGTSRSATSSDAGSSSTPRVKIGNGRTGGARDTG; this is encoded by the coding sequence ATGGCACGGGTCCGCCGCCGTCTCAGTCAAGCCGCCCGCACGCCGGCGGCCGCCGGGGTGGATGTGATCGCCCGGATGGTGCTGACCAGTGCGGTCGCCACCGCGCCGAGCCTGATCGTCGCGATCAACGACAACCCGGGGGTGCAGCCGTTGGCTGCCGTCGCGCCGCAGCCGACGATCACGGACGGCTCCTTGGCCGCGGTGCCGTCGGCAGGCTCGCCGGTCGGTGTGTCGCACGTGGTCGGGCCGCCGCCACCCGCCGCCGTCAGCGCGCCCGGCGTCGTGCACATTCCCCCGCTCGCGCTGAAGGCCTATCAGAACGCCGACGGCGTGATGGCTCGAGCCATGCCGGGCTGCGGTGTCTCCTGGAACCTGCTGGCTGGCATCGGGCAGATCGAATCGCGGCACGCATTCGGCGGTAAGACCGACGACCGCGGCACGGCCGTCGACCCGATCTTCGGCCCGACACTCGACGGCTCGCTGCCCGGCAACGAGATCATCGTCGCGGGCCGGTCCAACGGGCGCACGGTCTACGCCCGCGCGATGGGACCGATGCAGTTCCTGCCCAGCACCTGGACGCTCTTCGCCTCCGACGGGGACGGCGACGGCAACGCCGACCCGCAGAACCTCTTCGACTCCACCCTGGCCGCGGCCAACTATCTGTGCAGCGGCGGCCTGAACCTTCGCGATCGGTCCCAATTGATTTCCGCGGTGATGCGCTACAACAACTCGATGGCCTACACCCTGAACGTGCTCGGCTGGGCCGAGGGGTACGCCACCGGGACCCCGCCGGTGAACCTGCCGCCGATCACCGGGCCGAAACGGTCCTACGGCGGCACCAACTCGGTGACCCGCGCGGTCGACAACCGCTCGGCCGCGCCGCAGATCGCTGTGGAGGAGACGGCGGACGAACCGGCCACCTACCGCGCGCCGAGGCGCCTGTCCGGCACGTCGAACAGCCGATCGGATTCTTCCTTCACCGAATCCAGCGAATCGCGGCCCACCAGCTCACCCGGCGGTGTTCGCAGTGGAACCAGCCGCTCCGCGACGAGCAGCGACGCGGGCAGCTCTTCGACACCGCGAGTCAAGATCGGCAACGGCCGCACCGGCGGGGCCCGCGACACCGGATAG
- a CDS encoding acyl-CoA dehydrogenase encodes MSHYKSNVRDQEFNLFEVYGVDKAFGEGDYSELDVDTAREMLAEMARLAEGPIAESFADADRNPPVFDPETHSVKLPESFKKSMRALMEAGWDKAGISEELGGMPMPRALQWALVEHILGANPAAYMYAMGPGMAQIFYNLGTEEQKKWAQLAAERNWGATMVLTEPDAGSDVGAGRTKAVQQPDGTWHIDGVKRFITSGDSDDLFENIMHLVLARPEGAGPGTKGLSLFFVPKFHFDPETGELGERNGVFVTNVEHKMGLKVSATCELAFGQHGVPAKGWLVGEVHDGIAQMFEVIEQARMMVGTKAIATLSTGYLNALEYAKERVQGADMTQMTDKTAPRVTITHHPDVRRSLMTQKAYAEGLRALYMYTATFQDAAVAKAVHDVDADLAVRVNDLMLPIVKGVGSEQAYAKLTESLQTFGGSGFLQDYPIEQYIRDAKIDSLYEGTTAIQAQDFFFRKIVRDKGVALTHISGQIEQFIKNESGNGRLKAERKLLATALEDVQAMAASLTGYLMAAQENPTELYKVGLGSVRFLMSVGDLVIGWLLQQHAAVAIDKLDAGAEGDDRAFYEGKVAVASFFAKNFLPMLTSTRHIIENLDNDVMELDEAAF; translated from the coding sequence GTGAGCCACTACAAGAGCAACGTCCGCGATCAGGAGTTCAACCTGTTCGAGGTATACGGCGTGGACAAGGCCTTCGGTGAAGGCGACTACTCCGAGCTGGACGTCGACACCGCCCGCGAGATGCTGGCCGAGATGGCTCGACTGGCCGAGGGGCCGATCGCCGAGTCGTTCGCCGACGCGGACCGCAATCCCCCGGTGTTCGACCCCGAAACCCATTCGGTGAAGCTGCCGGAGTCGTTCAAGAAGTCGATGCGCGCATTGATGGAGGCCGGCTGGGACAAGGCCGGGATCAGCGAGGAGCTCGGCGGTATGCCGATGCCCCGTGCGCTGCAGTGGGCGCTGGTCGAGCACATCCTCGGCGCCAACCCCGCCGCGTACATGTACGCGATGGGTCCGGGCATGGCCCAGATCTTCTACAACCTCGGCACCGAGGAACAGAAGAAGTGGGCCCAGCTGGCCGCCGAGCGCAACTGGGGCGCCACCATGGTGCTGACCGAGCCCGATGCGGGCTCCGACGTCGGCGCCGGCCGCACCAAGGCCGTCCAGCAGCCCGACGGCACCTGGCACATCGACGGTGTGAAGCGGTTCATCACCTCGGGCGACTCCGATGATCTGTTCGAGAACATCATGCACCTGGTGCTGGCCCGCCCCGAGGGCGCAGGCCCGGGCACCAAGGGGCTGTCGCTGTTCTTCGTCCCCAAGTTCCACTTCGACCCGGAGACCGGCGAGCTCGGTGAGCGCAACGGAGTCTTCGTCACCAACGTCGAGCACAAGATGGGCCTGAAGGTCTCGGCCACCTGTGAGTTGGCGTTCGGTCAGCACGGCGTGCCCGCCAAGGGCTGGCTGGTCGGCGAGGTGCACGACGGCATCGCGCAGATGTTCGAGGTGATCGAGCAGGCGCGAATGATGGTCGGTACCAAGGCGATTGCCACGCTGTCGACGGGTTACCTGAACGCGCTCGAGTACGCCAAGGAGCGGGTGCAGGGCGCGGACATGACACAGATGACGGACAAGACCGCGCCGCGCGTGACCATCACGCACCACCCGGATGTGCGTCGTTCGCTGATGACCCAGAAGGCCTACGCCGAGGGTCTGCGCGCGCTGTACATGTACACCGCGACGTTCCAGGACGCGGCGGTCGCCAAGGCCGTACACGACGTCGACGCGGACCTGGCGGTTCGGGTCAACGACCTGATGCTGCCGATCGTGAAGGGTGTCGGCTCCGAGCAGGCCTACGCCAAGCTCACCGAGAGCCTGCAGACGTTCGGTGGTTCGGGCTTCCTGCAGGACTACCCGATCGAGCAGTACATCCGTGACGCCAAGATCGACTCGCTGTATGAGGGCACCACGGCCATCCAGGCGCAGGACTTCTTCTTCCGCAAGATCGTCCGCGACAAGGGTGTGGCCCTGACCCACATCTCCGGGCAGATCGAGCAGTTCATCAAGAACGAGTCGGGTAACGGCCGGCTGAAGGCCGAGCGCAAGCTGCTGGCGACCGCGCTCGAGGACGTCCAGGCAATGGCCGCCTCGCTCACCGGTTATCTGATGGCCGCACAGGAGAACCCGACCGAGCTGTACAAGGTCGGCCTGGGGTCGGTGCGCTTCCTGATGAGCGTCGGCGACCTGGTCATCGGCTGGCTGCTGCAGCAGCACGCGGCGGTGGCGATCGACAAGCTCGACGCAGGCGCCGAGGGCGACGATCGTGCCTTCTACGAGGGTAAGGTCGCGGTGGCGTCGTTCTTCGCGAAGAACTTCCTGCCGATGCTGACCAGCACCCGCCACATCATCGAGAACCTCGACAACGATGTGATGGAACTGGACGAGGCGGCCTTCTAG